The window AAAGCGATATACAATTGTCATTTTAACCTTCATCTGCACATTTGTTTGCTATGTAGAACGTGTCGGCTTCTCAATTGCTTACACAGCAGCTGCTGATGCTGCTGGGGTGAACCAGTCAAGTAAAGGCACCATACTTTCCACATTCTACTATGGGTATGCTTGTTCACAGGTGCCTGGAGGATGGGCAGCCCAGAGGATTGGGGGAAGGCGTGTTCTCCTCCTCTCATTTGTGTTATGGTCTCTAACCTGTGCTTTGGTAACGCTAGATCCAAACCAAGTCAAGACCTTGGTGATGGCCCGCTTGCTTGTTGGAGTTGCACAAGGTTTCATATTCCCATCCATCCACGCTATACTTGGTCAGTGGGTCCCACCTCATGAACGGTCACGATCAGTTTCTCTCACAACTTCTGGAATGTATCTTGGAGCAGCAGCTGGCATGCTTTTTCTGCCCAGCCTGGTGAAATTCAGGGGACCTCAATCTGTCTTTTCAGCTGAGGCTGCTTTAGGTGCTATCTGGTCCATTCTTTGGTTGAAATGTGGAAGTGAACCATCTCGCTCTGACTACCCAAAGATGACACCTTCTGGGTATGGGGAGTCTCTACTGCCAATTAAAGGGGGTTTGCAGAAAATGAAGGTGGATACTGATGGAAGTTTGGTGCGGGCTGCTAAAATCCCATGGAAACGAATATTCCTTAGCTTGCCAGTCTGGGCAATTGTGGTGAATAACTTCACTTTCCATTATGCCTTATATGTGCTGATGAGCTGGCTTCCCACATACTTTGAGCTAGGCCTTCAGCTTAGTCTTCAGGATATGGGTTCTTCTAAAATGCTTCCTTATCTCAACATGTTCATATTCTCCAATATTGGTGGGGTGGTTGCAGACCACTTGATCACCAGGAAGATCTTGTCTGTGACCAGAACCCGCAAGTTTTTGAATACTATTGGTTTCTTGGTGGCCTCTTTTGCATTGATGGCACTCCCAATGTTTAGAACTTCCGGTGGGGCTGTCTTTTGTTCTTCAGTCAATCTTGGTTTCCTTGCCCTGGGTAGAGCTGGATTTGCTGTAAATCACATGGATGTTGCTCCAAGGTATGCAGGAATTGTTATGGGAGTCTCTAATACTGCTGGGACCTTGGCAGGCGTCATTGGGGTTGGTCTAACGGGTCGGCTCCTTGAAGCTGCTAAAACTGCACATTTGGATCTTTCAAGTCCAGAAAGCTGGAGATCAGTATTCTTCATGCCAGGATATCTCTGCATTTTCAGTTCAATTGCTTTTTTACTATTCGCAACTGGggagaagatatttgattgAGAGTGCTAACCCTATACTTGTTGAATTAATGGTTCGATGATTCTATAACTTGGTAGAGAGTCTTATATCTTTTCATTCCTTGGAGCAATTCACTCGGTAATTCCCTCAGATGTTTGTTTTGTCACATTGTCCTCCaatgagaatcattcattcCAAAGTTTAAAGCcacaaaaagggtgtgaaatgaAAAGTTGGATATAATTTTGCATTGTTGATAgaattcaattatttttttctgtttcatgaATTGTTTAAATTTCAGGGCTCATTCGGTAATGTGTAATCTGCTTGTGATGAGGTATGGTATGCTGAAACAAGTCAACACTATCAAACCTAAAGAAAACCAGAATCACAATGACCTAAACACAATCAGAATTAGTGGACAGGATGATGTAGGAGGGGTTCCTagatgactaggtctcctacaagattaactaactaggtaggttaactcaaggggcttaggtaaataagaccaaagaatctcagcaaacacgattaagcatgcaagacaaagcgagactaataaacaaagtaaccaaaaagcaatattaatctagacggaaaaacacataaattcttactcaagtttcaagtggggacatggggaagggaacaaacgacatatgaatattaggttcagcacaaatccatctagacacccaaattagatatgcaacaaacgataaaataggcataaacaaagggcaaggGCAGACTTCAACGTCAATGGGTTGCAATATATGTAATAGGGATTTAGGGAGGTGGGGAGGATTTAGTTTAGTACTTTACCACACTGTtattcagatctgaggagagaagaagaaatccaggttctccaaaataaagaggttgtaTTCCACCTTTTGTTGAAGAAGGTACATCCAGCTAATTGTAGAGAGAGTAGCAGCAGTGGTGTAAAGGCAGCAGTGGTGTAAAGGCAGCAGTATTGTAACGGCAGTAGtacgtagcagcagcagtgaggtagaGGCAGCAGTTGCAGCAGAGCAGTTTTGTACCGGCAGAATTATGTTGCAGTAGCAGTGGGgtaaggcagcaggtgcagcagtaataacacagcagcaggtgcagcagtaataacgcagcagcaggtgcagcagtataacgcagtagcaggtgcagcagtataACGCAACAGTAGGCGCAGCAGTATAACgcagcagcagaaaaaaaaacaataagactgaagagaaagagaaggaggcgagacaagaagattaagagaagagagagccgagagagtaagggaagaaagaggcgagagagaaggggagaaaagtcgagattgagagagagagagaaccgtgagaggggtggggattTGCTCTTGGCTTTcttttcaattaacattcattgaaaataaacaatggccaatggccttacacttaaagagaataaacttccaaaaataaaaagatacttagaaactcaatttgcatgaaataaaaactacctaatagatcaatataaagaaatcttagtttcctaattgtgtaagacaatcaaatatcactagatttaaagcaaagtactagaatcgAATAAGATTTGGAGGGGTCCACAAAATCttccaagatcttctaaaaatctggatcgatcttgggacccacaagatcttctgaaatcttctaagatcttctaaaatctggatcgagcttggggcccacaagatcttcttctttctattcttccagccacaaagatggctgcttcttcttcttcttgcgcctgtacactttgatgtccccatcaactctccccggtttggaagaattcacctctggtgaattaatgctcatgtaatactcaaatagatctgggttgagttgttggacttcttgcattgtgatccaggtgttgtcaatttccggacgtccatgccacttgaccaagaactctctagaacctccagtgtgtgtggacacaatcctctcatcaaggatttcctcaatttcttcagttctcctcgtgaccttaggcacaggtggta is drawn from Macadamia integrifolia cultivar HAES 741 chromosome 7, SCU_Mint_v3, whole genome shotgun sequence and contains these coding sequences:
- the LOC122083405 gene encoding probable anion transporter 6, with the translated sequence MARMKFPKRYTIVILTFICTFVCYVERVGFSIAYTAAADAAGVNQSSKGTILSTFYYGYACSQVPGGWAAQRIGGRRVLLLSFVLWSLTCALVTLDPNQVKTLVMARLLVGVAQGFIFPSIHAILGQWVPPHERSRSVSLTTSGMYLGAAAGMLFLPSLVKFRGPQSVFSAEAALGAIWSILWLKCGSEPSRSDYPKMTPSGYGESLLPIKGGLQKMKVDTDGSLVRAAKIPWKRIFLSLPVWAIVVNNFTFHYALYVLMSWLPTYFELGLQLSLQDMGSSKMLPYLNMFIFSNIGGVVADHLITRKILSVTRTRKFLNTIGFLVASFALMALPMFRTSGGAVFCSSVNLGFLALGRAGFAVNHMDVAPRYAGIVMGVSNTAGTLAGVIGVGLTGRLLEAAKTAHLDLSSPESWRSVFFMPGYLCIFSSIAFLLFATGEKIFD